One Methylophilus sp. TWE2 DNA segment encodes these proteins:
- a CDS encoding tetratricopeptide repeat protein, with product MNSKITLALIINVLILNQSFSKDASLDSCDAAIKNRQYTQAIAIAEQHVDQAGFWLCKGRAQSALGQNAASLDSFKQAIALKPNGLDLISAYMLLGNAQLEAKTHALAIDSYQQALKLSEQQEMRRYSRIAHNLIGEAYYEIGQYTESLKAFEAGEKLAMNDDERADSYIHEALVYQQMQQTDKAIEYQLKGVLMLRKSGTPDQYAEASLVLGKLFVAKKDLVGASKTYQRLMEYASENGGLFYEAKTAIYWAEVKRAEGDIAGADQLMKQAEAIAMQYKDPELDELLAKSK from the coding sequence ATGAATTCTAAAATTACTTTAGCTTTAATCATCAATGTATTGATTTTAAATCAATCTTTTTCCAAGGATGCCAGCCTGGATTCATGCGATGCTGCGATAAAAAATCGACAATACACTCAGGCGATCGCCATCGCGGAACAGCACGTCGACCAAGCCGGATTCTGGTTATGTAAAGGCCGGGCGCAATCTGCTTTAGGCCAGAATGCCGCGTCGCTAGACAGTTTTAAGCAAGCCATTGCGCTCAAACCTAATGGCCTGGATTTAATCTCCGCATATATGTTGTTGGGCAATGCCCAACTTGAAGCCAAAACGCACGCTTTGGCTATTGATAGCTATCAGCAGGCGCTCAAATTAAGTGAGCAGCAAGAGATGCGCCGTTATAGCCGTATTGCGCATAATTTAATTGGCGAAGCCTATTATGAAATCGGACAATATACAGAGTCATTGAAAGCATTTGAAGCTGGCGAGAAGCTGGCCATGAATGATGACGAGCGAGCGGACAGCTATATACATGAGGCCCTGGTTTACCAGCAAATGCAGCAGACTGATAAAGCAATTGAGTACCAACTCAAAGGCGTGCTGATGCTGCGTAAATCTGGCACGCCTGATCAATATGCCGAAGCCAGTTTAGTCTTGGGTAAATTATTTGTCGCCAAGAAAGATCTTGTAGGTGCAAGTAAAACCTATCAGCGTCTGATGGAATATGCCAGTGAGAATGGTGGCCTGTTTTATGAGGCTAAGACGGCGATTTATTGGGCCGAAGTAAAACGTGCTGAAGGTGATATTGCTGGAGCTGATCAATTAATGAAACAAGCTGAAGCGATTGCAATGCAATATAAAGACCCTGAACTCGATGAATTACTCGCAAAGTCAAAATAG
- a CDS encoding response regulator, protein MSTSTGSVAKFLIVDDSRAIQSIIKRVIESCNYPKLEIQSASDAESAMDILEKFKPDLIITDWHMHKISGLEFCQHVSQTYGNKIPIGFVTTESSQEKIELAYQSGAKFVINKPFQDMDLRTQLVRFVPLNGAAKASTVPDELKNTINTLSTLLKGEPFTFEPCPPLALADFSENNFLGLFGENGKTPPVNALAIMDMGAVGVLWGVHNDQQSMILSIVKNGTAANEQLDEARKFMDEFGAGLSIGYKNGPLKLARSSIVNRQFPRLEMSLASNEGRTDYKLTVPGIGVGYITYLKLI, encoded by the coding sequence ATGAGCACATCAACAGGCAGTGTAGCCAAATTTTTGATTGTGGATGACAGCCGGGCGATCCAGAGCATTATTAAACGAGTGATTGAATCCTGTAACTATCCAAAACTGGAAATTCAGAGTGCAAGCGATGCCGAATCTGCCATGGATATCCTTGAGAAGTTCAAGCCAGATTTAATCATTACTGATTGGCATATGCATAAAATCAGTGGGCTTGAATTTTGCCAGCATGTTTCCCAGACTTATGGAAACAAGATTCCAATTGGGTTTGTGACGACTGAGTCCAGCCAAGAAAAAATCGAGTTGGCATATCAAAGTGGTGCGAAATTCGTCATTAATAAGCCCTTTCAGGATATGGACTTAAGGACGCAGTTGGTACGCTTTGTACCACTGAATGGCGCTGCGAAAGCAAGCACAGTCCCTGATGAGCTAAAAAACACAATAAACACCCTGTCGACGCTGTTGAAAGGCGAACCATTTACTTTCGAGCCCTGCCCTCCACTGGCACTGGCCGACTTCAGTGAAAATAATTTCCTTGGTTTATTTGGTGAAAACGGTAAAACGCCTCCGGTCAATGCATTGGCGATTATGGATATGGGGGCCGTCGGAGTATTATGGGGCGTCCACAATGATCAGCAGTCAATGATTCTGTCCATTGTCAAAAATGGCACTGCGGCTAATGAACAGCTGGACGAAGCACGAAAATTTATGGATGAATTTGGTGCAGGGTTATCGATTGGGTATAAAAATGGCCCCCTTAAACTCGCCCGTTCAAGTATCGTTAACAGGCAGTTCCCCCGGCTGGAAATGTCTCTTGCCTCGAATGAAGGGCGTACAGACTATAAGTTAACTGTGCCAGGGATAGGTGTGGGTTATATAACCTACCTTAAGCTAATTTAA
- the rpsA gene encoding 30S ribosomal protein S1: MASISNTSSSMESFAALFEESLARQEMRAGEVITAEVVSVDNDFVIVNAGLKSESVINASEFKNAQGELEVAVGDFVKVAIEKLEDGFGSTQLSREKAKKMQAWLDLEEAMNEGRVVKGFVSSRVKGGLRVSVSGIMAFLPGSLVDIRPVKDTTPYENKEWDFKVIKLDRKRNNIVVSRRAVMEDTLGADREALLGSLTEGAVIKGIVKNITDYGAFVDLGGIDGLLHITDLAWRRVKHPSEVLTVGEEVEAKILKFDQEKNRVSLGIKQLGDDPWVALSRRYPVGTRLFGKVSNLTDYGAFVEVEPGIEGLVHVSEMDWTNKNIHPGKIAQLGDEVEVMILEIDEDRRRLSLGMKQCKPNPWDDFAATHAKGDKVSGQIKSITDFGVFIGLPGGIDGLVHLSDLSWTQSGEEAIRNFKKGDELQAVILGIDVEKERISLGVKQLTEDPSGNSAPIGEDKGGKPKAKKAKADDVMIDEASAGTTNLGALLKAKLDSKK, translated from the coding sequence ATGGCTTCTATTTCTAATACATCCTCCTCCATGGAATCTTTTGCAGCCCTCTTCGAAGAAAGCCTGGCCCGCCAGGAAATGCGCGCAGGTGAAGTGATCACCGCCGAAGTAGTGTCTGTAGACAATGATTTCGTTATCGTGAACGCTGGCCTGAAATCCGAGAGCGTGATCAACGCTAGCGAATTTAAAAATGCTCAAGGCGAGCTGGAAGTTGCTGTTGGCGACTTCGTTAAAGTAGCGATTGAAAAACTGGAAGATGGTTTTGGTTCTACACAACTCTCTCGCGAAAAAGCGAAGAAAATGCAAGCATGGCTGGATCTGGAAGAAGCCATGAATGAAGGCCGCGTGGTCAAAGGTTTTGTCAGCAGCCGTGTTAAAGGCGGTCTGCGTGTTTCTGTCAGCGGCATCATGGCATTCTTGCCAGGTTCACTGGTAGACATTCGTCCGGTAAAAGACACCACTCCTTACGAAAACAAAGAGTGGGATTTCAAAGTCATCAAACTGGACCGTAAGCGTAACAACATCGTGGTTTCCCGCCGCGCAGTCATGGAAGACACCCTGGGTGCTGACCGTGAAGCCTTGTTGGGTAGCCTGACTGAAGGTGCTGTGATCAAAGGTATCGTTAAAAACATCACTGACTACGGCGCGTTCGTGGATCTGGGTGGTATCGATGGCCTGCTGCACATCACTGACCTGGCATGGCGCCGCGTGAAGCACCCATCTGAAGTGCTGACCGTTGGTGAAGAAGTTGAAGCCAAGATCCTGAAATTTGACCAAGAGAAAAACCGTGTTTCCCTGGGCATCAAACAATTGGGCGACGACCCATGGGTGGCATTGAGCCGCCGTTACCCAGTTGGTACACGCCTGTTTGGTAAGGTTTCTAACCTGACTGACTACGGTGCGTTTGTTGAAGTTGAGCCAGGTATCGAAGGTTTGGTACACGTCTCTGAAATGGACTGGACCAACAAGAACATCCACCCAGGCAAAATCGCTCAATTGGGTGACGAAGTTGAAGTCATGATTCTGGAAATCGACGAAGACCGTCGTCGTCTGTCCTTGGGCATGAAACAGTGCAAACCAAACCCATGGGATGACTTTGCTGCTACCCATGCTAAAGGTGACAAAGTATCTGGCCAGATCAAGTCTATCACTGACTTTGGTGTATTCATCGGCTTGCCAGGTGGCATTGATGGCTTGGTACACTTGTCTGACCTGTCCTGGACACAGTCTGGCGAAGAGGCGATCCGCAACTTCAAGAAAGGTGACGAGCTACAAGCTGTTATCTTGGGTATTGATGTTGAGAAAGAGCGTATCTCCCTGGGCGTTAAGCAGTTGACTGAAGATCCAAGTGGCAACAGCGCACCAATCGGCGAAGACAAAGGCGGCAAACCAAAAGCCAAGAAAGCCAAGGCTGATGATGTGATGATTGACGAAGCTTCTGCAGGGACAACTAACCTGGGTGCTTTGTTGAAAGCCAAACTGGACAGCAAAAAATAA
- a CDS encoding PEP-CTERM sorting domain-containing protein: MFNFSDMRIINKTFVTGILTINSLAANAALTSYSSNGVDLVYSSVSNVTWTKDGNLLGSMIANSSDANANGTKDVIEAILEASAGKSYGSTTEYYLDASSFESNGQTTWWGAHAFINYLNSINYAGNNQWRLPTVTAPVNDDCTTGYNGSTYCGYNVVTNGSAVGNEYAELFNAESIGRPLLDKDGNYQFYAGIKDPGSLFDNEQSDAYSTGTEFASDPNYAYHFGTSAGNQYITAKGYRFFTWAITTGHITTVPEPESTAMLFVGLGLIAFIARRRI; this comes from the coding sequence ATGTTTAATTTCTCAGACATGCGAATTATTAATAAGACTTTCGTTACTGGAATTCTCACCATTAATAGCTTAGCTGCCAATGCTGCATTAACTTCATACAGCTCGAACGGTGTTGATTTAGTCTATAGCTCAGTCAGTAATGTGACTTGGACCAAAGATGGTAATTTACTAGGTAGCATGATTGCTAACAGTAGTGATGCAAATGCTAATGGAACGAAAGACGTCATAGAAGCAATTCTTGAAGCAAGCGCCGGAAAAAGTTATGGCAGCACTACTGAATACTATTTAGACGCATCCAGCTTTGAATCAAATGGACAGACGACATGGTGGGGAGCGCATGCCTTTATCAACTACCTTAATAGTATTAACTATGCTGGAAATAATCAGTGGCGTTTACCAACTGTGACAGCACCTGTAAATGACGATTGCACAACAGGTTATAACGGTAGTACTTATTGTGGGTATAACGTAGTCACAAATGGTTCTGCGGTGGGTAATGAATATGCCGAGCTATTTAATGCGGAGTCAATTGGCAGACCTTTACTCGACAAAGATGGGAACTATCAATTTTATGCTGGGATAAAAGACCCCGGCAGTTTATTTGACAACGAGCAATCTGATGCTTATAGCACCGGAACAGAGTTCGCTTCAGACCCAAACTATGCGTACCACTTTGGAACCAGTGCGGGCAATCAGTATATAACCGCTAAAGGTTACAGATTTTTCACTTGGGCCATTACAACAGGTCACATAACAACCGTGCCTGAGCCTGAAAGTACAGCAATGTTGTTTGTAGGATTGGGTTTGATAGCATTTATAGCGCGCCGCCGCATTTAA
- a CDS encoding DUF2061 domain-containing protein: protein MIKTMSFAMLHFSVAFSIAYLFTGSILVGGLMALVEPACNTVVFYFHERAWQRHQHGADSTEPDEHEWAYAA from the coding sequence ATGATTAAGACTATGTCATTTGCCATGCTGCATTTCAGCGTTGCTTTTAGTATTGCCTACCTGTTCACAGGGAGCATTCTAGTGGGTGGTCTCATGGCGCTGGTCGAGCCTGCCTGCAACACAGTCGTATTCTATTTTCACGAACGCGCCTGGCAACGTCATCAGCATGGCGCAGACTCAACAGAACCTGACGAGCATGAATGGGCATACGCGGCCTGA
- the lapB gene encoding lipopolysaccharide assembly protein LapB, which produces MLVEFEYWWLLILPLFFTLGWIAARVDIKQLIAESTSLPATYFKGLNLLIADQYHKAVDAFSEALYLNKDSLELHFVLGSLFRRTGETDRAIHLHMNLLENYELTEQQSTSIKVELAQDYFKAGLYDRAEELFLTLRNTRYEQAALRHLLEIYVKEREWSQAIAIAIELERSSGISFRKEVAQYYCELAANAMISQDWKHAKTQLEQALDANKNCVRANVLLGDIAAQQGHHSDAIAFWKRIEMQSPEHLGLVAQKMLKSYSLLYGESDTETSHQIGKGLSEGLNQLHEYLETYQISSIMSVLYEATLQTEGAEKAAKLARNELIRKPSLKSLDQLLQARAMQDDAQHDLQLMQQTVRNAIGDRAAYYCDQCGFRAKQYHWQCPACNAWESLPPEPTEATIRDIKLLKRK; this is translated from the coding sequence ATGCTGGTTGAATTTGAATACTGGTGGCTATTGATTTTGCCACTCTTTTTTACTTTGGGCTGGATTGCAGCCCGCGTGGATATCAAGCAACTGATTGCCGAGTCAACCTCCCTGCCAGCCACTTATTTCAAAGGGCTGAATCTATTGATTGCAGACCAATATCACAAAGCGGTGGATGCGTTTAGTGAAGCGCTTTACCTGAATAAAGATTCCCTGGAGCTGCATTTTGTGCTTGGTAGCCTCTTCCGCCGTACAGGTGAAACTGACCGTGCAATTCACCTGCACATGAATCTATTGGAAAACTATGAGCTGACTGAGCAGCAATCAACGTCTATCAAGGTAGAACTGGCTCAGGATTACTTCAAGGCCGGCTTATATGATAGAGCTGAAGAGTTGTTCCTGACCTTGCGCAATACGCGTTATGAGCAGGCCGCCCTGCGCCACCTGCTTGAAATCTATGTGAAGGAACGTGAGTGGTCACAAGCCATTGCCATTGCCATCGAGTTAGAGCGCTCATCCGGCATTTCTTTCCGTAAAGAGGTTGCACAGTATTATTGCGAGTTAGCTGCCAATGCCATGATCAGTCAGGATTGGAAACACGCTAAAACCCAGCTGGAACAAGCGCTAGATGCGAATAAAAACTGTGTGCGTGCCAATGTATTGCTTGGGGATATTGCGGCACAACAAGGCCATCATAGTGACGCGATTGCTTTCTGGAAACGTATTGAAATGCAATCTCCAGAACATTTAGGTTTGGTCGCACAGAAAATGCTCAAAAGCTATTCACTGCTATATGGTGAAAGTGACACTGAAACCAGTCATCAGATTGGCAAGGGACTGAGCGAGGGGCTAAACCAGCTGCATGAATATCTGGAAACCTATCAGATCAGCAGCATCATGTCGGTACTATATGAAGCGACATTGCAAACAGAAGGTGCTGAAAAGGCCGCAAAGCTTGCACGTAACGAACTCATCCGCAAACCCAGCCTGAAATCACTGGATCAGTTATTACAGGCGCGAGCGATGCAAGATGATGCGCAACATGATCTTCAATTGATGCAGCAAACTGTCCGCAATGCGATTGGCGACCGTGCTGCCTATTATTGCGATCAGTGTGGTTTCCGCGCCAAACAATATCACTGGCAATGCCCCGCCTGTAATGCCTGGGAGTCTTTGCCGCCAGAGCCTACAGAGGCCACCATTCGCGATATCAAATTGCTCAAACGCAAGTGA
- a CDS encoding VC1465 family Xer recombination activation factor → MNKLTIEDVAKLLHVTSRTVAHWECGSARIPYAAFKLLRMKANGEFLNQVWEGWTIRADALYSPTGRAFKPHELTYLANYFTMARYWLADCNQKMAKRQLQQPAKVLRLVTSQPDSERVSLLPHMRFKR, encoded by the coding sequence ATGAACAAACTAACGATAGAAGATGTAGCCAAGTTGCTACATGTGACCAGCCGAACGGTTGCACACTGGGAATGCGGATCCGCCCGCATTCCCTATGCTGCCTTTAAGCTGCTGCGCATGAAAGCCAATGGCGAGTTTTTAAATCAAGTTTGGGAAGGCTGGACGATTAGAGCTGACGCCCTCTATTCTCCCACGGGTAGAGCCTTCAAACCTCACGAACTCACTTATCTCGCAAATTACTTCACGATGGCTCGCTACTGGCTAGCAGACTGTAATCAAAAAATGGCAAAACGACAACTCCAGCAACCCGCTAAGGTTCTGCGGCTTGTCACTTCTCAACCTGACAGTGAACGCGTCTCCTTGCTGCCGCATATGAGGTTTAAACGATGA
- the aroA gene encoding 3-phosphoshikimate 1-carboxyvinyltransferase — MEQLHLPAAHQAQGTITLPGSKSISNRTLLLAALADGVTIIRDLLASDDTARMLEALTSLGVQLENIGENAWRVTGCGGNFPNKQADLFLGNAGTAFRPLTAALALSKGEYHLHGIARMHERPIGDLVDALKQVGAQIAYQGNQGYPPLQISPAKLDVSKPIQIRGDVSSQFLTALLMALPLSGQAATIEVVGELISKPYIEITLNLMQRFGITVERDGWQRFYIPAAVRYQSPGEIYVEGDASSASYFIAAGILAGDVTVQGVGEKSIQGDIRFAEAANLMGGRISYGENHVRAEKTAALEAIDLDCNHIPDAAMTLGVMAMFAEGTTTLRNIASWRVKETDRIAAMATELRKVGATVVEGSDFIQVTPPAQLTPNAVIDTYDDHRMAMCFSLISLAGVPITINDPKCVGKTFPEYFKVFADIAH; from the coding sequence ATGGAACAATTGCATTTACCAGCTGCACATCAAGCTCAAGGCACCATTACCCTGCCAGGATCTAAAAGTATCTCAAACCGAACATTATTACTGGCAGCGTTGGCCGATGGCGTCACGATTATTCGCGACCTGCTTGCTTCGGATGACACGGCAAGGATGCTGGAGGCTCTGACTTCATTAGGTGTGCAGCTTGAGAATATTGGCGAAAATGCCTGGCGGGTGACAGGTTGTGGTGGCAATTTTCCCAATAAGCAAGCGGATCTTTTTTTAGGCAATGCAGGTACCGCATTTAGGCCGTTGACCGCCGCTCTTGCGTTGTCTAAGGGGGAATATCATTTACATGGGATTGCCAGAATGCACGAACGTCCGATTGGTGATCTTGTTGATGCTTTAAAGCAAGTCGGTGCACAGATTGCTTATCAGGGAAATCAGGGCTACCCTCCCCTGCAAATCTCCCCAGCCAAACTGGATGTCAGCAAACCAATTCAAATCCGTGGCGATGTTTCCAGCCAGTTCCTGACGGCATTACTGATGGCGTTACCGCTCAGCGGTCAAGCCGCCACCATTGAGGTTGTGGGTGAATTGATCTCCAAGCCTTATATCGAAATTACCCTCAACCTGATGCAACGCTTTGGTATCACCGTTGAACGAGATGGCTGGCAGCGTTTTTATATCCCCGCCGCAGTCCGCTACCAATCACCAGGCGAAATCTATGTAGAAGGTGATGCTTCAAGCGCTTCTTACTTTATTGCCGCGGGTATCCTGGCTGGGGATGTCACTGTTCAGGGCGTTGGTGAAAAAAGCATCCAGGGCGATATCCGCTTTGCAGAAGCAGCCAATTTGATGGGCGGTCGTATCAGCTATGGTGAGAACCATGTACGTGCAGAGAAAACTGCTGCTTTAGAAGCCATTGACCTGGACTGTAACCATATTCCAGATGCTGCGATGACATTGGGCGTCATGGCGATGTTTGCTGAAGGCACAACCACCCTGCGCAATATTGCCAGTTGGCGTGTCAAAGAAACCGACCGCATTGCCGCTATGGCCACAGAGTTACGCAAAGTGGGGGCGACCGTCGTTGAAGGCTCAGATTTTATTCAGGTGACTCCGCCAGCGCAGCTCACGCCTAATGCGGTGATTGATACTTATGATGATCACCGCATGGCCATGTGCTTTTCATTAATCAGCCTGGCAGGCGTCCCCATTACGATTAACGATCCCAAATGCGTGGGTAAAACGTTCCCAGAGTACTTTAAGGTATTTGCCGACATTGCTCACTAA
- a CDS encoding integration host factor subunit beta: MTRSELIDLLAQRFPQLVLKDAELSVKTILDAMTENLATGERIEIRGFGSFSLNYRPPRLGRNPKTGTKVQVPAKYVPHFKAGKELRDRVDAIES, from the coding sequence ATGACACGATCTGAACTGATAGATCTGCTTGCCCAACGCTTTCCGCAATTAGTGCTGAAAGATGCCGAGTTATCCGTCAAAACCATTCTGGATGCAATGACGGAAAATCTGGCCACAGGCGAGCGTATCGAAATACGCGGTTTTGGCAGCTTTAGCCTCAATTACCGCCCGCCCCGTTTGGGACGTAACCCAAAAACAGGCACCAAGGTGCAAGTTCCGGCTAAATATGTCCCTCACTTTAAGGCTGGTAAAGAGCTGCGTGACCGGGTAGATGCTATCGAATCTTAA
- a CDS encoding helix-turn-helix domain-containing protein, translating into MKKNYSLSKKPEFYYDDRGYTVGCTVEKAAEYFEISTRRVRQMLIDGKLKGTKQGQSWRVDYPFQRTIGTRGPAIEKYRNQGIQPLKQRGKRWNTGKFNNQKIKKGE; encoded by the coding sequence ATGAAAAAAAACTATTCCCTCTCAAAAAAGCCCGAATTCTACTATGACGACCGAGGTTATACGGTCGGCTGCACGGTTGAAAAGGCCGCCGAATACTTCGAGATTTCAACCCGCAGGGTTCGGCAAATGCTCATTGATGGCAAGCTGAAAGGCACAAAGCAAGGCCAGTCATGGCGCGTTGATTATCCATTTCAGCGAACCATCGGCACCCGTGGCCCCGCTATTGAAAAGTATCGCAATCAAGGCATACAGCCATTAAAACAGCGCGGAAAACGCTGGAATACTGGCAAGTTCAACAATCAGAAAATCAAGAAAGGAGAATGA
- a CDS encoding DNA-binding protein — protein sequence MTHTDEIKLVQDVENLRVQFPQTKELYREVCRLMFFRYGIQPTANKLYQLVRKGTMATPTQAVNSFWSELREKRRVDIEQPGLPESLREFAGEALSTLWKGALEVAKQNYQTNQFEIDGKQHTNKHELEQYKSQLKHLEERYALQQRELEHAKKQLQEDEKRRLIDSQVLATHKETVITLQNEKATLEASLKNMSHEFTAKIHKLHAALKMADDRYKKLESKSVIELDRERQRVYKLESEIAELKKALLKEHAATKSQTAKNQKLVNELRENISLIKGQLKDSQRQQLVASNKLKQIERKKPLLK from the coding sequence TTGACGCATACAGACGAAATTAAACTGGTTCAAGATGTAGAGAATTTACGCGTTCAATTTCCCCAAACAAAAGAGCTATATCGTGAGGTCTGCCGTTTAATGTTTTTTAGATATGGCATTCAACCCACGGCAAATAAGTTATATCAACTTGTACGCAAAGGAACGATGGCAACGCCGACCCAGGCGGTCAATAGTTTCTGGTCAGAACTCAGGGAAAAAAGACGCGTAGATATTGAGCAGCCAGGCTTACCAGAATCATTACGTGAATTTGCTGGGGAAGCACTCAGCACTTTATGGAAGGGCGCATTGGAAGTTGCCAAGCAAAATTATCAAACTAACCAATTTGAAATCGATGGCAAGCAACACACGAACAAGCATGAGCTGGAACAATACAAATCCCAATTAAAGCATCTTGAGGAGCGTTATGCGCTACAGCAACGAGAACTCGAGCATGCAAAAAAACAGCTGCAAGAAGATGAAAAAAGAAGACTGATTGATAGTCAGGTACTAGCAACACATAAAGAAACAGTCATCACTTTGCAAAACGAGAAAGCAACGCTGGAGGCGTCCCTCAAAAACATGAGCCATGAGTTCACGGCAAAAATACATAAATTGCATGCCGCACTGAAAATGGCTGATGACCGTTATAAGAAGCTTGAATCGAAATCAGTCATTGAACTTGATCGAGAGCGGCAGCGGGTTTATAAATTAGAATCCGAAATCGCCGAGCTAAAAAAAGCATTGTTAAAAGAACATGCTGCCACCAAAAGTCAAACGGCGAAGAATCAAAAGTTGGTCAACGAACTACGCGAAAACATAAGCCTGATTAAGGGCCAGTTAAAAGATTCCCAAAGGCAACAACTGGTGGCATCCAATAAGCTAAAACAGATTGAAAGAAAAAAACCTCTTTTAAAATAA
- the cmk gene encoding (d)CMP kinase, whose product MKESLLPPVIAIDGPSASGKGSVAERVAKHFGFHYLDSGAIYRLLAFAAYQQQVAWSDEHALAQIAANLDIRFEHGEAYLSGEQVSSEIRSEQMGKGASEVAVHPEVRTALLQAQRNFRKAPGLVGDGRDIGSVIFPDAGLKVFLTAGVETRAKRRYDQLISRGEAADYALILADLQQRDLRDSQRAAAPLKQLPDAILLDTTDKNIEQAVNIIIEAFKKAGQNA is encoded by the coding sequence ATGAAAGAATCCTTACTCCCTCCTGTGATTGCCATTGATGGGCCATCTGCCTCCGGTAAAGGCAGTGTTGCTGAACGTGTGGCAAAACATTTTGGTTTCCACTACCTGGACTCAGGCGCCATCTACCGGTTGCTCGCATTCGCGGCCTATCAACAACAAGTTGCCTGGTCAGACGAACACGCGTTGGCTCAAATAGCCGCTAACCTTGATATCAGGTTTGAGCATGGCGAGGCTTATCTGTCTGGGGAGCAGGTCAGCTCAGAGATACGGTCTGAGCAAATGGGTAAAGGCGCTTCAGAAGTGGCAGTACATCCTGAAGTACGCACCGCCTTGCTCCAGGCGCAGCGTAACTTTAGAAAGGCACCAGGACTGGTGGGCGATGGGCGTGATATCGGTTCGGTCATTTTTCCTGATGCAGGTTTGAAAGTATTTCTTACCGCGGGCGTAGAAACCCGAGCTAAGCGCCGATACGATCAATTAATAAGCCGTGGTGAAGCCGCTGACTACGCGTTGATATTGGCTGATTTACAACAGCGCGATTTGCGTGACAGTCAGCGAGCTGCCGCGCCTTTAAAACAACTGCCAGACGCCATTTTGCTCGACACCACCGACAAGAACATCGAACAAGCCGTCAACATCATTATCGAAGCCTTTAAAAAAGCCGGGCAAAACGCATAA
- a CDS encoding prephenate dehydrogenase/arogenate dehydrogenase family protein, producing MFKKIVIFGVGLIGGSVALSLKKQAIIPQVVGVGRSGQSLQEALKLGLIDVAETDVAHAMQDADLVLIAAPVAQTPAILRSIRPHLNAATIITDAGSTKSDVMAYAKAELGDKFDQFVGGHPIAGAEKSGPAAAMADLYIGKNVILTPDADTQSTAIDKVTALWQQCGAMVSRMSPQEHDSVFAAVSHLPHLLAFALVEDLAKRDNAELLFKFAASGFRDFTRIAGSHPEMWRDIALANKTALLGELKLYQQALSEMTALLEKADADGLQTLFEHASRARNDWAKTKIQ from the coding sequence ATGTTCAAAAAAATTGTGATTTTTGGGGTAGGTTTAATCGGGGGATCAGTTGCTCTCTCACTGAAAAAACAGGCAATTATCCCTCAAGTGGTGGGTGTTGGCCGATCTGGTCAAAGCCTGCAAGAAGCGCTGAAACTGGGTTTGATTGACGTCGCTGAAACAGACGTTGCCCATGCAATGCAAGATGCCGACCTGGTACTCATCGCCGCCCCCGTGGCACAAACGCCTGCAATTTTACGTTCGATTCGCCCGCATTTAAATGCGGCGACGATCATTACTGATGCTGGCAGCACAAAATCGGATGTGATGGCTTATGCAAAAGCTGAGTTAGGTGACAAGTTTGACCAGTTCGTCGGGGGGCACCCGATTGCCGGTGCTGAAAAAAGCGGCCCAGCGGCTGCCATGGCTGATTTATATATTGGCAAAAATGTAATCCTGACGCCGGACGCAGATACACAGTCAACAGCGATAGACAAAGTCACCGCACTTTGGCAACAATGTGGGGCCATGGTGTCCAGAATGAGCCCTCAGGAGCATGATAGTGTTTTTGCGGCTGTCAGCCACTTACCTCATCTACTGGCATTTGCCCTGGTAGAGGACCTGGCTAAACGAGACAATGCCGAATTGCTGTTTAAGTTTGCGGCGAGTGGTTTCAGAGATTTTACGCGCATTGCCGGCAGCCATCCTGAAATGTGGCGTGACATTGCTCTCGCCAACAAAACGGCTCTGCTAGGCGAACTCAAGCTTTACCAGCAGGCCTTGAGTGAAATGACCGCCCTGCTTGAAAAGGCAGATGCCGATGGGTTGCAAACCCTATTTGAACACGCCAGCCGTGCCCGCAACGATTGGGCCAAAACTAAAATTCAATAA